Proteins from a single region of Hordeum vulgare subsp. vulgare chromosome 6H, MorexV3_pseudomolecules_assembly, whole genome shotgun sequence:
- the LOC123401950 gene encoding E3 ubiquitin-protein ligase CCNB1IP1 homolog isoform X4 — protein MKCNACWRELEGQAITTTCGHLLCTEDAKKILSNDGACPICDQVLSKSHMKPTDINPSDEWTNMSMTGVSPQILMKSAYRSVMFYIGQKDLEMQYKMNRIVGQCRQKCEVMQAKFTEKLEEVHAAYQKMAKRCQLMEQEIENLTRDKQELQEKFAEKSRQKRKLDEMYDQLRNEYESVKRSAIQPANNYFPRAQPHLFSGMPNILDSGDPLRQGYRV, from the exons atgaagtgCAACGCTTGCTGGCGGGAGTTGGAAGGGCAAGCCATAACAACAACTTGTGGCCATCTTTTGT GTACAGAGGATGCAAAGAAAATACTCAGTAATGATGGGGCATGTCCAATTTGTGACCAAGTGCTTTCCAAAAG cCATATGAAGCCTACTGACATAAATCCAAGCGATGAATGGACAAAT ATGTCAATGACTGGAGTTTCTCCACAGATAC TTATGAAGAGCGCATACAGAAGTGTCATGTTTTACATCGGACAAAAGGACCTGGAGATGCAATacaagatgaacagaattgttggTCAATGTAGGCAAAAGTGTGAAGTTATGCAGGCAAAGTTCACTGAAAAACTGGAGGAAGTGCATGCGGCATACCAGAAGATGGCCAAAAGATGCCAGTTGATGGAACAAGAGATTGAAAACTTGACAAGGGATAAGCAGGAGTTACAAGAAAAATTTGCAGAGAAATCCAG GCAAAAGAGGAAGCTTGATGAGATGTATGATCAGCTGAGAAACGAGTATGAGTCGGTGAAACGTTCAGCCATTCAACCTGCAAACAACTACTTCCCGAGAGCTCAGCCTCACTTGTTCTCAGGCATGCCTAACATATTGGACAGCGGTGACCCACTGAGACAAG